In a genomic window of Anoplopoma fimbria isolate UVic2021 breed Golden Eagle Sablefish chromosome 6, Afim_UVic_2022, whole genome shotgun sequence:
- the cdk1 gene encoding cyclin-dependent kinase 1: MEDYLKIEKIGEGTYGVVYKGRHKATGQIVAMKKIRLESEEEGVPSTAVREVSLLQELKHPNVVRLLDVLMQESRLYLIFEFLSMDLKKYLDSIPSGQYMDPMLVKSYLYQILEGIYFCHCRRVLHRDLKPQNLLIDNKGVIKLADFGLARAFGVPVRVYTHEVVTLWYRAPEVLLGSPRYSTPVDVWSTGTIFAELATKKPLFHGDSEIDQLFRIFRTLGTPNNEVWPEVESLPDYKNTFPKWKSGNLSSMVKNLDKNGLDLLAKMLTYNPPKRISAREAMTHCYFDDLDKSTLPAASINKI, encoded by the exons ATGGAAGACTACTTGAAGATAGAGAAGATTGGAGAAG GTACCTATGGGGTGGTGTATAAGGGCAGGCACAAGGCTACAGGGCAGATTGTGGCTATGAAGAAGATCCGCCtggagagtgaggaggagggggttccCAGCACTGCTGTCAGAGAGGTCTCTCTGCTTCAAGAGCTGAAGCACCCCAACGTTGTACG ACTCCTGGATGTGCTGATGCAGGAGTCTCGTCTCTATCTCATCTTTGAATTCCTGTCCATGGACCTGAAGAAGTACCTGGACTCCATCCCCTCTGGCCAGTACATGGACCCTATGCTGGTCAAG AGCTACCTTTACCAGATCCTGGAGGGCATTTACTTCTGTCACTGTCGTCGAGTTCTCCACCGAGACTTGAAACCCCAGAACCTACTGATCGACAACAAAGGAGTTATCAAACTGGCCGACTTTGGCCTTGCTCGGGCCTTTGGTGTTCCTGTCAGGGTCTACACCCATGAG GTCGTAACTCTTTGGTACCGAGCTCCAGAGGTCCTCCTGGGTTCACCTCGATACTCTACCCCTGTTGACGTTTGGAGCACTGGGACCATCTTTGCTGAGCTTGCCACTAAGAAGCCTCTGTTCCATGGAGACTCTGAGATAGACCAGCTCTTTAGGATCTTCAG GACTCTGGGAACCCCAAACAATGAAGTGTGGCCCGAAGTCGAGAGCCTACCTGACTACAAAAACACCTTCCCTAAGTGGAAGTCTGGCAACCTGTCATCGATGGTGAAAAACCTGGATAAGAATGGCCTGGACCTACTGGCG AAAATGTTGACCTACAATCCTCCCAAGAGGATCTCGGCACGCGAGGCCATGACTCACTGCTACTTTGACGACTTGGACAAATCCACCCTGCCTGCTGCCAGCATCAACAAAATCTAA
- the ctu2 gene encoding cytoplasmic tRNA 2-thiolation protein 2: MCQVEEDYHEPLQRAEVPSVSKKCVKCKEATAAVVIRAGDTFCRGCFKEYFIHKFRAMLGKNRVIFPGEKVLVAVSGGPSSCSMLSQVQEGLNQNAHKKLRFLPGIVFIDEGGAVGQSVEDRRRTAAELQAVFKATGFPFLMVPLEQVLDLPSSVVATAPSPSEPSAGAYKAAVGNFIQSDGTGSPTPREHEETALPDVQESRTHLLQQLIGSAKTQTAREDLLNTLRQHLLVHTARTEGYSKVMLGDNCTRLAVKLLTSISLGRGAQLAQDTGFSDSRYGDIILVRPMRDYSAKEIAYYNRMFAVPSVFIPGLDTKTTDKSSIQRLTESFVTKLQADFPSTVSTIYRTSEKLQTACRSSSTADPCDRCLLCMCALDTAGENASAFKATLISEQLSQTKSPGETSAVIPRQNSAPTEPESTAATGQCCSSGGGEDCGKAASGESCCSSAKSPDSPDLRSLLCYSCQLTIKDMSSMESLPHYILSEAHRRQRRSHMREEISEFLLDEGDEGD, from the exons ATGTGCCAGGTGGAGGAAGACTACCACGAGCCGCTGCAGCGCGCGGAGGTGCCCAG TGTTTCcaagaaatgtgtgaaatgcaAAGAGGCGACTGCAGCCGTGGTCATCCGAGCAGGAGATACGTTCTGCAG GGGCTGTTTCAAGGAATACTTCATCCATAAGTTCAGAGCCATGCTGGGTAAAAACCGAGTCATTTTCCCTGGAGAGAAG GTGCTGGTGGCTGTATCTGGAGGTCCTTCTTCCTGCTCAATGCTCAGTCAAGTCCAGGAG GGTTTGAATCAGAATGCTCACAAGAAGCTGAGATTCTTACCTGGCATCGTCTTCATTGACG AGGGTGGTGCTGTAGGTCAGTCTGTGGAGGACAGACGGAGGACGGCAGCTGAGCTGCAGGCTGTGTTCAAAGCTACTGGTTTCCCCTTCCTCATGGTGCCTCTGGAACAG GTCCTGGACCTTCCCAGTTCAGTCGTGGCGACGGCCCCGTCGCCTTCTGAGCCATCAGCCGGCGCCTACAAAGCAGCGGTGGGAAACTTCATTCAGAGTGACGGCACAGGCAGTCCGACACCACGGGAACATGAGGAAACCGCTCTACCTGACGTTCAGGAGTCCCGCACGCATTTACTGcagcagctgattggctctGCTAAGACGCAGACGGCCAGAGAAGACCTGCTCAACACGTTAAG GCAGCATCTGCTGGTGCACACGGCTCGCACTGAAGgctacagtaaagtgatgttgGGGGACAACTGCACCAGACTGGCCGTCAAACTGCTCACCAGCATATCACTGGGCAGAGGAGCCCAGCTGGCTCAGGACACG GGCTTCTCAGACTCCAGGTATGGGGACATCATATTAGTGAGGCCAATGAGGGACTACTCGGCTAAAGAAATAGCTTACTACAACCGCATGTTCGCCGTGCCCTCTGTTTTCATACCAGGCCTGGACACTAAG ACAACAGACAAGTCCAGCATCCAGCGTTTGACAGAGAGCTTCGTCACCAAACTGCAGGCAGACTTCCCCTCTACTGTCAGCACCATCTACAG GACCAGTGAGAAGCTGCAGACAGCATGTAGGAGCTCCTCCACAGCCGACCCCTGTGACAGATGTCTGCTCTGTATGTGCGCCCTGGACACGGCTGGTG agAATGCTTCAGCCTTCAAGGCCACGCTGATCTCAGAGCAGCTCTCCCAGACTAAATCTCCAGGAGAAACCAGTGCTGTAATCCCAAGACAAAACTCAG CTCCGACCGAGCCAGAATCAACTGCTGCCACTGGACAGTGCTGCTCCTCTGGTGGAGGAGAGGATTGTGGGAAAGCAGCAAGCGGTGAAAGCTGCTGTTCATCTGCCAA GTCACCAGACAGCCCCGACCTGAGGAGCCTGTTGTGTTACAGCTGTCAGCTGACCATCAAAGACATG TCATCGATGGAAAGTCTCCCCCACTACATCCTGTCTGAGGCTCacaggaggcagaggag GTCTCACATGAGAGAGGAGATTAGTGAGTTCCTGCTGGATGAAGGTGACGAAGGCGATTAG
- the LOC129092437 gene encoding E3 ubiquitin-protein ligase RNF166: MMAMFRSFVSASTQLRQQPGSGSGSLTAPAEGVESQFSCPICLEVYHKPVGIASCAHTFCGECLQPCLQVTSPLCPLCRVPFDPKKVERSSSVEKQLASYKAPCRGCNKKVALLKMRSHIASCSKVQEQIANCPKFVPVVPTSQPIPSNIPNRSTFACPFCGARNLDQQELVKHCMDNHRNDPNRVVCPVCSAMPWGDPSYKSSNFLQHLLHRHKFSYDTFVDYSIDEEAALQAALALSLAEN; encoded by the exons atgATGGCGATGTTTCGGAGCTTTGTCTCGGCGAGCACCCAGCTCCGTCAGCAGCCCGGCAGCGGCTCGGGCTCGTTGACAGCGCCGGCCGAGGGCGTCGAGAGCCAGTTCTCATGTCCCATCTGCCTGGAGGTCTACCATAAACCCGTGGGCATCGCCAGCTGCGCTCACAC GTTCTGTGGGGAGTGTCTACAGCCATGTCTTCAGGTGACCTCGCCCCTCTGCCCACTCTGTCGCGTGCCCTTTGACCCCAAGAAAGTGGAGCGCTCCTCCAGCGTGGAGAAGCAGCTGGCCTCCTACAAAGCACCCTGCAGGGGCTGTAACAAGAAG gtgGCTCTGTTGAAGATGAGGTCCCACATCGCTTCCTGTTCTAAAGTACAGGAGCAGATAGCTAACTGTCCTAAATTTGTCCCCGTGGTGCCCACCTCCCAACCTATACCAAG CAATATTCCAAACCGGTCAACGTTTGCGTGTCCATTCTGTGGAGCCAGAAACCTGGACCAGCAGGAGCTGGTGAAGCACTGTATGGACAACCACCGTAATGACCCTAATAGAGTG gtaTGTCCAGTGTGTTCCGCCATGCCGTGGGGAGACCCCAGCTATAAGAGCTCCAACTTCCTCCAGCATCTTCTCCACAGACACAAGTTCTCTTATGACACCTTTGTT gACTACAGCATCGATGAAGAAGCAGCACTGCAGGCGGCTCTGGCACTGTCTCTGGCTGAAAACTGA